Genomic window (Acidobacteriota bacterium):
GCGGTCATGATCGTCCTCGGCGTGTGGTGTTCGTGCTGGAGCGGCGCTCGCGCCGCCGGGATCAGCGGAACCAGATCGACGGCGTGCTTTCTTTCTTCGTCTGGGCGACGAAATCCTGGAAGTCCTTGGCCGCCTTCTGGGCGTCCACCTGGGCCTTGAGCAGCTTGTCGTAGGTGTCGCTGATCTGGGCTTGCAGGAGCTCGCGCGACTTGAGATTGTCGAGCGAGTAGAACTCCTGGTAGAGCGCGTTCATCTTGAGCGTCAGGAGCTCGACCAGTTGCTGTGCGTCCTCGGCCGCCTTCTGCAGCTCGGCCGTCCGGGCCTGGGCGCTCTTGACGGCCTCGTCCCGGGCCTGGTCCGGCGTCGTTTCGGCCGGCTTCCCGGCCGCGGGGTTGGCTTCCGCGGGCTTGGCCTCGCCGGTGCCGGCCGCCGCGGCCTCCGCGCCCTGGACGGCGGCGGGCGCGGCCGCGCCTTCGGGGGCCTTGGCCTCGCCACTCTCGGCGGCGATCTCCTCGCCGGTCAGCTTCGGTGTCGTCGATTCGACAGCCGGCCGCTTCTTGACCTTGGCCACGTCGGCCGTCGTGATCACCGCGGCCGGCTTGCCCTTGATGGCCGCCCGGCGCTCTTTTTCCTTTTTGGCCAGGTCGGTCAGGCTCTGGGCCTGGAGGAACGACGCCAAAAGGAGGGGCAGGAAAAGCGCCGCCAGCCAACTTGTCTTGCGCATGGGACCTCCCTCCTTCAGTCCACGCCGATTATCATGGATTTAGTCGTACGTGTCAAACGATGGGGCGGGCCGGCCCCGGCCCGCCGGGCCGCGGCGGTCCGGACGACCAGGCGGCGGCCGTCGGCCAGGACTTCGACCGCCCCGTCGAGATCGGTCCGAAGGACGACGGCCCCGGCCCGGTCGCAGCGGGCCAGGAAGGCCGGGCTGGGGAACCCGTAGGCGTTGCCCTCGCCGGCGGAGACGAGCACCAGGCGCGGCCCGACGGCTGCCAGAAGCTCGGCCGAGGTCGAAGCCGCGCTGCCGTGGTGGCCGGCCTTGAGCACGTCGCTCCGGAGGTCGATCCCTGATCCGAGCAGGGCTCGCTCGGTTTCAGGGCCGGCGTCCCCCATGAGCAGGAAGGAGGTCCCGGCGGCCGTCAGCCGGATCACCAGCGAGTCCTCGTTGGCCGGCTGGCCGGGCGCGGCGCCGTCGCCGGGAAGCGGGGGATTCAGGACCTCGATCGCGACGGGGCCGATGTCGAAGCGCGAGCCGCGGCCGCAGCGGCGCCGGACGGCCCCTGCCGGCAGGGCCCGGAGGAGCTCCGCGTAGGCCCCCTCGGGCGGCGCGGGCCGCCCCTCCCAGAACTCGCCGACGCGGAAGTCCCGGGCCAGGGCCGGAAGCCCGCCGAGGTGGTCGGGATGGGGGTGGGTCAGGACCAGGCGGTCGATCCGGGTGATGCCCTTGCGCCACAGGACGGGCGCGACGACCCTCTCACCGACGTCGAACGGCGTCGCCGGGAGGCCGCCGCCGTCGATGAGCATGGCTTGCCGCCCGGGGAACTCGACCAAAATGGACTCGCCCTGGCCGACGTCGATCAGGGTCAGGCGCAGGCCGGGCGGGGCGGCCCGGAGCGGGGGAAAGGCCACAAGCCCGGCGAAGGCGAGGACGGCGGCGAGCGCGGCCGGCCTCTGGAACCGGAAGCGGGGCGGGAGCAGGGCCAGGCCGAGGGCCAGGTAATAGCCGCAGAGGACGCCGGCCTTGGGCGTCGGCACGCGGACGGACAGGAACGGGAAGGCGTCGAGCGAATGGGAGATCAGGGCGAAGAGGGCGACGAGAAGCCGCAGGACCGCGGCGGGAAGCGACGCGGCGGCCGGCCAAACCGCGGCGAGCGGCAGGAAGGCGTAGCCGACGCCCATGATCACCCCGACCAGGGGGATGGCCGGGAAGTTCAGCAGGAGCGAGGATAGCGAGACCCGGTTGAAGCTGCGGGCGATGAGCGGCGCGGCGCCCAGGGAGGCGGCGAACGACATCGCGGCCAGCTCGGAGATCTTGAAGGGCAGGCGCGGCAGGCGGCGGAGGAGGGGCGGCATGAACAGGATGATCGTCAGGGTGGCGGCGTAGGTCAGCTGGAAGCCGATGTCGAAGAGGCTGGACGGGTTGGCGAGAAGCAGGACGAAGGCGCTGGCCGCGATCGTGTTGAGGACGTGGACGTCCTTCCACAGGAGCCGCCCGGCCAGGACGGCCAGGGTCATGAGCACGGCCCGAAGCACCGACGGGCTGCCCTCGACCAGGGCGGTATAGAAGACGAGGAAGACGGCCAGGGCCAGGCTCGAGGCCCGCCGGGACATGCGGACGAGACGGAAGAGCGAGAACAGGAGCAGGTTGATGATGGCGATGTGGCCGCCGGAGATGGCGAAGAGGTGGTACAGCCCGGTCGTCTGCAGGTTCTCGACGGTCGCCTCGTCCAGGCGGCCGTCCTCGCCCAGGAGCAGGGCCTCGAGCACGGCCCCCTGGGGCGAGATGTCCAGCCCGTCGGGAGCGGGGAAGCGGCGCTCGAGCTCCGACTGGATGCTCCGGCGGACGCGGGATATGGCGGCCCGGACCGAGCCGGCCGGGGCGGGCGCGGCCCGGACGACGAGAAGGGCGGACTTGGTCGAGCCGCGGCGGTGGACGCCCAGGGTCTGGAGGTAGCGCTCATAGGAGAAGGCGCCGAAATTGCGGAACGAGCCGCCGGAGCCGAGCCGGACCGAGGCCCGGACGAAGTCCCCGGCGAGATAGTCGAGGCGGCGGCGCTCGCCCCGGCGGAAGGGCACGCTCAGGCGGAGACGGCCCCGGACCGGACTCCCGGCGCCGTCCGGGGACACGGCGGCGACGTCTATGAAGAGGACGTCGCGGTCGGGCTCGCGGCCGGGAGAACGGCAGAGCCGCCCGGCCACGTCAACGTAGCCGTCTGCGGCGAGCGCGTGGAGGGGATTGGCCTGGTACCGGCGGTCGCGGACGGCGAAGAGCGCGGCCCCCAGGCCGGCCACGGCGGCCAGGATCAGGACGGCGGCGGCGCGATCGCGGCGGCGGGCGAAGAGGGTCCAGGCGGCGGCCAGGGCGGCCACGGCCGCGGCCAAGGCCGGCGGCGCGGCTAGGGCGGCCGCTTCGGCGGAGACGATGCCCAGGCAGAGCCCGGCCGCCAGGAAGACGAACGGATAGGGGCTGGTCCTCAGAAGGCGGGACGGGCCGCCGCCAGGGCGCTCTGAGCTTCCAGGGCGTCGAGGACCAGGTTGCTCATGATCCGGACGCCCAGCGGGATGGCGTTCTCGTCCGGGCTGAAGGCCGGGCTGTGAAGGGGCGTCGCCGGCTGGCCCGGGCCCCGGACCCCCAGGAAGAAGTAGAAGCCGGGGGCCTTCCGGGCCAGGAAGGCAAAGTCCTCGGCGATCATCTGCGGCTTCCACTCGACGACCCGATCCTTACCCAGGAGCCGGACCAGCGTCGGCGTCATGGACGCGGCCAGCTCAGGATTATTAAAGACGGACGGGTTGCCGGGTTTGTACTCATACTGGTAGCCGGCGCCGTAGATCTCCGTGATGTTCCTGACGATGTTCTCCAGGAGCGCCGGCAGCTTCTTCCGGTTCGCTTCGCTCATGGTCCGGATCGTGCCCTCGAGAACAACCCGGTCGGCGATGATGTTGCGGCGGCTGCCGCCGTTGATCGTGCCGACGGTCAGCACGGCGGGATCGGTCGGGTCTGAGGCCCGGCTGACGATCGTCTGGAGGGCGCCGACGATCTCGGCGGCGATGACGATGGCGTCCACGCCCTCGTGCGGCCGGGCGCCGTGGGCGCTCCGGCCCTTGACGGTTATGGAGAAGCTGTCGGCCGCGGCGGTCACGTTGCCCGGGGCGAAGAGGACGCGCCCGGTCGGCTCGGGCCAGACGTGGAATCCGAAAACGGCTGAAACCGGCGGGTTGTCGAGGGCCCCCTCCCGGATCATGAGCTCGGCGCCGCCATCCTCTCCCTCGGGAGCGCCCTCCTCGGCCGGCTGGAAGAGGAAGGTGACCGTGCCCTTGAGGTCGTCTTTGAGGGCCTTGAGCACCAGGGCCGTGCCGAGGACGACCGCGCTGTGGACGTCGTGGCCGCAGGCGTGCATGACGCCGGGGTTCAGGGACTTGTAGGGCAGGCCGGTCGCTTCCTGGACCGGCAGGG
Coding sequences:
- a CDS encoding DNA internalization-related competence protein ComEC/Rec2, producing MAAAVAALAAAWTLFARRRDRAAAVLILAAVAGLGAALFAVRDRRYQANPLHALAADGYVDVAGRLCRSPGREPDRDVLFIDVAAVSPDGAGSPVRGRLRLSVPFRRGERRRLDYLAGDFVRASVRLGSGGSFRNFGAFSYERYLQTLGVHRRGSTKSALLVVRAAPAPAGSVRAAISRVRRSIQSELERRFPAPDGLDISPQGAVLEALLLGEDGRLDEATVENLQTTGLYHLFAISGGHIAIINLLLFSLFRLVRMSRRASSLALAVFLVFYTALVEGSPSVLRAVLMTLAVLAGRLLWKDVHVLNTIAASAFVLLLANPSSLFDIGFQLTYAATLTIILFMPPLLRRLPRLPFKISELAAMSFAASLGAAPLIARSFNRVSLSSLLLNFPAIPLVGVIMGVGYAFLPLAAVWPAAASLPAAVLRLLVALFALISHSLDAFPFLSVRVPTPKAGVLCGYYLALGLALLPPRFRFQRPAALAAVLAFAGLVAFPPLRAAPPGLRLTLIDVGQGESILVEFPGRQAMLIDGGGLPATPFDVGERVVAPVLWRKGITRIDRLVLTHPHPDHLGGLPALARDFRVGEFWEGRPAPPEGAYAELLRALPAGAVRRRCGRGSRFDIGPVAIEVLNPPLPGDGAAPGQPANEDSLVIRLTAAGTSFLLMGDAGPETERALLGSGIDLRSDVLKAGHHGSAASTSAELLAAVGPRLVLVSAGEGNAYGFPSPAFLARCDRAGAVVLRTDLDGAVEVLADGRRLVVRTAAARRAGAGPPHRLTRTTKSMIIGVD
- a CDS encoding amidohydrolase, whose amino-acid sequence is MIRNTRRPAAPAPLAAFAVLAVLSVLAAVPPAARAVDPKTARRIDQEIDKNKAEIVKIRRFIHMNPELSNREVETAKLIASTLQPLGFEVRTGVARNGVVAVLRGGQAGPSVAVRADMDALPVQEATGLPYKSLNPGVMHACGHDVHSAVVLGTALVLKALKDDLKGTVTFLFQPAEEGAPEGEDGGAELMIREGALDNPPVSAVFGFHVWPEPTGRVLFAPGNVTAAADSFSITVKGRSAHGARPHEGVDAIVIAAEIVGALQTIVSRASDPTDPAVLTVGTINGGSRRNIIADRVVLEGTIRTMSEANRKKLPALLENIVRNITEIYGAGYQYEYKPGNPSVFNNPELAASMTPTLVRLLGKDRVVEWKPQMIAEDFAFLARKAPGFYFFLGVRGPGQPATPLHSPAFSPDENAIPLGVRIMSNLVLDALEAQSALAAARPAF